A genome region from Brassica oleracea var. oleracea cultivar TO1000 chromosome C2, BOL, whole genome shotgun sequence includes the following:
- the LOC106325438 gene encoding E3 ubiquitin-protein ligase ATL31-like — translation MKQPSLPIAVLFLLLTMSELASGQPSQSDPNNRYDYGGRLSPVMAVVVVVVIALLFFMGFFTIYLRHCTSASDGGSVNPRVGARRVINATVARGLDAEMLETFPTFVYSEVKTQMIGKGALECAICLNEFEDDETLRLLPKCDHVFHPHCIDAWLKSHVTCPVCRTNLAEQEQTTAGPVEPEVVTEIDLESQQTVVPEPAVEDGSVARVKLPRSHTTGHSVVLPGECTERFTLRLPEDLRKKIMANWKMNRSNSLLVRSRSGKPVERSRARSDRWLFIKTPSFLWRSRDDGSIRLGGNGSVKANAVTSPTGDSVRAERWNFLRNPSFMWRGTPVPSPRVEVNKDGEGTSSVQGQHTGTVGLSSGSVRLPV, via the coding sequence ATGAAGCAACCATCTTTACCAATTGCTGTCCTGTTTCTGTTACTAACCATGTCGGAGCTAGCTTCTGGTCAACCGAGCCAATCCGACCCAAACAACCGGTATGACTACGGCGGCAGGTTAAGTCCCGTCATGGCTGTTGTCGTGGTGGTCGTGATCGCTCTTCTCTTCTTCATGGGCTTCTTCACCATCTACCTCCGTCACTGCACTAGCGCATCCGACGGCGGCAGCGTTAACCCACGTGTAGGAGCGAGGAGAGTGATAAACGCGACGGTAGCGCGTGGGCTAGACGCGGAGATGCTCGAGACGTTCCCGACTTTCGTTTACTCTGAAGTTAAGACGCAGATGATAGGTAAAGGCGCGTTGGAGTGTGCGATATGTCTGAACGAGTTCGAGGACGACGAAACGCTGCGTTTGCTGCCTAAGTGCGATCACGTGTTCCACCCTCACTGCATCGACGCGTGGCTGAAGAGTCACGTGACTTGTCCGGTTTGCCGGACCAATCTCGCTGAGCAAGAGCAGACAACAGCTGGGCCGGTCGAACCGGAAGTGGTTACCGAAATTGATCTCGAGTCCCAGCAAACGGTGGTTCCTGAACCGGCGGTGGAAGACGGGAGTGTGGCACGTGTCAAGCTCCCGAGGTCGCACACGACGGGGCATTCGGTGGTGTTGCCTGGAGAATGTACCGAGCGGTTTACGTTAAGGTTACCGGAAGATTTAAGGAAGAAGATAATGGCGAATTGGAAGATGAACCGGTCGAATAGTCTTTTGGTTCGATCGAGGAGTGGTAAACCGGTTGAACGGTCAAGGGCTCGGTCGGACCGGTGGTTGTTCATCAAAACACCGTCGTTTTTGTGGAGGAGCAGGGACGATGGTTCGATTAGGCTAGGTGGTAACGGTAGTGTCAAAGCAAATGCAGTAACAAGTCCAACCGGTGATTCGGTACGAGCAGAACGATGGAATTTTCTTAGAAACCCGTCTTTTATGTGGAGGGGTACGCCGGTTCCTTCGCCGAGAGTTGAAGTTAATAAAGACGGTGAAGGAACATCATCGGTTCAAGGTCAACATACGGGTACAGTTGGTTTATCTAGTGGTTCCGTTAGATTACCGGTTTAG